One window of Amaranthus tricolor cultivar Red isolate AtriRed21 chromosome 11, ASM2621246v1, whole genome shotgun sequence genomic DNA carries:
- the LOC130826708 gene encoding uncharacterized protein LOC130826708, whose product MGNCIRSQPKTVQVVKPDGKILEYNPSTTVCEVLSKFPSHELSDKLPILQYMSPNVTLLAGRLYYLIPVPSLTRKIKNKKVRFAEPEKAEERQGKDSRLTVKLVIRKQELKEMLERGGVSIDELVAKRHVAGGLENLDEYRCGRSTWIPAMQSISESDTDDFAVNKPVLRL is encoded by the exons ATGGGAAACTGCATAAGATCACAACCAAAAACAGTACAAGTAGTAAAACCCGATGGCAAAATCCTCGAATACAATCCATCGACAACAGTGTGCGAGGTGCTATCCAAATTTCCCAGTCACGAGCTATCCGATAAGCTGCCAATCCTGCAGTATATGAGTCCGAATGTGACATTACTCGCTGGGCGATTATACTATCTTATTCCGGTTCCTAGTCTGACTCGAAAGATTAAGAACAAGAAAGTAAGATTTGCGGAGCCTGAGAAGGCCGAGGAAAGGCAAGGGAAAGACTCGAGATTGACTGTTAAGTTGGTGATTAGGAAACAAGAGCTAAAGGAGATGCTAGAACGTGGTGGTGTTTCGATAGATGAACTTGTAGCGAAGCGACATGTTGCGGGTGGGTTAGAGAATCTCGACGAGTATAGATGTGGGAGAAGTACATGGATTCCTGCTATGCAGAGCATTTCTGAA TCTGATACTGATGATTTTGCGGTTAACAAGCCTGTATTACGATTATGA